Proteins found in one Methanospirillum hungatei JF-1 genomic segment:
- the nifB gene encoding nitrogenase cofactor biosynthesis protein NifB translates to MAEESYRETEIDGQIVKWDPDQIRKIQEHPCYSEKASHTFGRAHLPVAPKCNIQCNYCVRKFDCVNESRPGVTSEVLNPQQALEKVREIINQYHFIKVIGIAGPGDPLDNEETFETFRLIHEAYPHLILCVSTNGLLLPDKIDLLEKYGVTNITVTMNAIDPDIAAKIYQYIDYKGRRYYSSHEMGEILVSRQLEGIKMAVAKKMLIKVNTVYIPGINDHHIPDIAKKISEMGVFIHNIIPLIAQAKFAHIAPPTIEEKLAMQEKCKPYVRQMSHCQRCRSDAIGCLGKDINSFMGKR, encoded by the coding sequence ATGGCTGAAGAATCCTACCGGGAGACTGAAATAGATGGCCAGATAGTGAAATGGGATCCTGACCAGATTCGTAAGATCCAGGAACATCCCTGCTATAGTGAAAAAGCAAGTCATACCTTTGGCAGAGCCCATCTCCCGGTTGCACCAAAATGCAATATCCAATGTAATTACTGCGTTCGCAAATTTGATTGTGTCAATGAAAGCCGCCCGGGTGTTACTAGTGAAGTCTTAAACCCTCAGCAGGCACTCGAAAAAGTCCGCGAAATTATTAATCAGTATCACTTTATCAAAGTTATTGGTATTGCAGGACCGGGAGACCCTCTCGATAATGAAGAGACTTTTGAAACATTTCGGTTGATTCATGAAGCATATCCACACCTTATTCTGTGTGTAAGCACGAACGGCCTTCTTCTTCCAGATAAGATCGATCTTCTGGAAAAATACGGGGTCACCAACATCACCGTAACCATGAATGCAATTGACCCTGATATCGCCGCAAAAATATACCAGTATATCGATTATAAGGGAAGGCGCTATTATTCCAGCCATGAGATGGGAGAGATTCTGGTTTCACGGCAACTTGAGGGAATAAAGATGGCTGTCGCCAAAAAGATGCTTATTAAGGTAAATACGGTTTACATTCCGGGCATTAATGATCACCATATTCCGGATATTGCCAAAAAAATTAGTGAAATGGGCGTATTTATCCATAATATCATCCCGCTCATAGCACAGGCCAAATTCGCTCATATAGCCCCTCCGACGATAGAGGAAAAACTGGCAATGCAGGAGAAATGTAAACCATATGTCAGACAGATGTCACACTGTCAGCGATGCAGATCTGATGCAATCGGCTGTCTTGGCAAAGATATCAACTCCTTTATGGGGAAAAGATAA
- a CDS encoding FxLYD domain-containing protein, producing the protein MRILQYLKKEVIVLSILIGAVVCILFSSPVFSDQVITIEDTGNSFPLYDSVQYQIQDTIQKEETEGRRLFISRPFGYLECTEDSQVNLSIRKTYIDRVARDKAYIKGEIRNLDDKTIDIIVITFNLFNADGDQIGNAYATIDYLEPKKTWKFTTDPITRSDFKFERYGSVFTGVYD; encoded by the coding sequence ATGAGAATTTTACAATATCTTAAAAAGGAAGTCATTGTACTATCAATTCTCATTGGAGCTGTTGTATGTATTCTGTTCTCATCGCCCGTCTTCTCAGATCAGGTTATTACTATCGAAGATACGGGAAATTCTTTTCCATTGTATGACTCTGTTCAGTACCAGATCCAGGATACCATACAAAAGGAAGAGACGGAAGGGAGGAGACTTTTCATCTCCCGTCCTTTTGGATACCTTGAATGCACAGAAGACAGTCAGGTCAATCTTTCCATCCGGAAGACATACATCGACAGGGTGGCCAGAGATAAAGCCTATATAAAAGGCGAAATTAGAAATCTAGATGACAAAACTATTGATATCATCGTAATCACCTTTAACCTGTTTAATGCTGACGGAGATCAGATAGGCAACGCCTATGCAACGATTGATTATCTGGAGCCGAAAAAAACGTGGAAATTCACTACTGATCCAATCACCCGTTCAGATTTTAAATTTGAACGATATGGATCAGTCTTTACCGGTGTGTACGACTAA
- a CDS encoding pro-sigmaK processing inhibitor BofA family protein — translation MIGTLILIILCLIVLVVLWHLLQNIVKLVINSILGLLLLGIVKFLNIFPLLGFPDIEIGWIAVIVCAIAGIPGAILLMILHLFGLV, via the coding sequence ATGATTGGTACACTCATACTTATCATCCTGTGTCTGATCGTGCTTGTCGTACTCTGGCACCTTTTGCAAAATATTGTCAAATTAGTTATTAACTCCATCCTGGGCCTCCTTTTACTTGGAATCGTTAAATTTCTCAACATATTCCCCTTGTTGGGGTTTCCGGATATTGAAATAGGATGGATTGCAGTGATCGTATGTGCAATCGCAGGAATACCTGGTGCTATCCTCCTTATGATCCTTCATCTATTTGGTCTGGTATAA
- a CDS encoding Hsp20/alpha crystallin family protein has protein sequence MEDILRKILSQAFGSGQLRPGMIGVNIIMAGNLPPGFPFPGGSGPGHDIEHPPIEVIEWDGRVIATCELRGLYDEHINVAIAENTLHIIGFDGKIRYRSSAPLPPVVESSCIRTFRNGILELVYLARTAEIVEEVINSTTTTPEISGEEKKTE, from the coding sequence ATGGAAGATATATTGCGAAAGATACTCTCCCAGGCATTTGGCAGCGGGCAGCTAAGACCCGGTATGATAGGCGTTAATATCATCATGGCAGGAAATCTCCCCCCAGGATTTCCTTTTCCCGGCGGATCAGGCCCAGGCCATGATATTGAACATCCGCCAATCGAGGTCATCGAATGGGATGGCCGGGTTATTGCCACCTGTGAATTGAGAGGATTATATGACGAACATATAAATGTAGCGATTGCAGAAAACACTCTTCACATCATTGGATTTGATGGGAAGATAAGGTACCGGAGTTCTGCTCCTTTACCACCGGTAGTCGAGTCATCCTGTATCCGAACATTTCGTAATGGTATTCTTGAACTGGTCTATCTTGCACGAACTGCAGAGATTGTTGAAGAGGTTATCAATTCTACAACGACAACCCCAGAAATATCAGGCGAAGAAAAAAAGACTGAATAG
- a CDS encoding CDC48 family AAA ATPase produces the protein MTAKSGIRLEVRRAAEEDAGKGLARIHPAVMRALGIVNGEFIEILGGKRAVAAAWSSQSTTQGRNDIAIDGEIRSNAGCGIDDRVIVRRVAVHDVRKVILQPVTSISLNNPEVLLAKKLRGRPVIEGQTVRIDLIGNTVTFIVSSLEPRGTGVVTFTTEVILNDTPYQTEEKKSEELSIHYEDIGGLSREISLIREMVEIPLRYPRIFERLGIDSPKGVLLYGPPGTGKTLLARAVASEVDAHFIPLSGPEVMSRYYGDSEKKIREIFEEARQKAPSIIFIDEIDSIATKRQDTTGEVERRVTAQILTMMDGLASRGQVVVIAATNMPDSIDPALRRGGRFDREIEIGIPDRIGRLEIYHVHTRTMPLADDVDLEYYAETSYGFVGADIALHCKEAAMHSLRGIMSRMREDEEVPPEIIDSLMITNHDFQESRKGIEPSAMRELYIEIPEVPWEMVEGLDAEKHEIEKIIEWPVHRRDAFEKLKIKPPKGILLFGPPGTGKTLLAKAVAAKSRMNFISVKGPELLSKWVGESEKQVREAFRKARQSAPSIIFFDEIDALVQQRGQQHTNSRVGESVLSQILTEMDGVEELSGVVIMAATNRPDLLDPALLRPGRLEKHIYIKPPNLNGRKAILKIYLRDLGTLLDENIDYDAIAREMRYFVGADIHAFVREVKMNLLDDVFTKTKRPEDVPRITTEYLKEILTHMQGTLDNKNLEIFESGAWALLYPRSKQQVLHRAVYILKQIERAGLVTELTSDLIHIANELRDLTFWEEKNFTRIEELTGKVENLLHECINKKNAEPE, from the coding sequence ATGACTGCTAAATCAGGGATTCGACTTGAAGTCCGTCGTGCTGCCGAAGAGGATGCAGGAAAAGGGCTTGCACGGATTCATCCGGCAGTAATGCGTGCTCTTGGCATTGTAAATGGGGAATTTATCGAGATTCTTGGTGGAAAGCGGGCAGTTGCAGCAGCATGGAGTTCTCAGAGCACCACTCAAGGCAGAAATGACATCGCGATTGATGGAGAGATTAGAAGTAATGCCGGCTGTGGTATTGATGACCGCGTAATTGTCAGACGTGTTGCTGTTCATGATGTCAGGAAAGTAATCCTGCAGCCGGTTACCAGCATATCACTTAATAATCCTGAGGTTCTCCTTGCAAAAAAATTGCGTGGAAGACCGGTGATTGAGGGTCAGACAGTCAGGATAGATCTTATCGGAAATACCGTTACCTTCATTGTATCAAGTCTTGAGCCACGGGGTACCGGGGTTGTCACGTTTACCACTGAAGTCATTCTGAATGATACCCCGTATCAGACTGAGGAGAAGAAGAGCGAGGAATTATCTATTCACTATGAGGATATCGGCGGTCTTTCAAGAGAAATCAGTCTTATCCGGGAGATGGTGGAGATCCCCCTCCGCTACCCACGAATATTTGAACGTCTTGGTATTGACTCACCAAAAGGAGTGCTCCTGTACGGGCCACCCGGGACTGGAAAAACCCTGCTTGCACGGGCGGTTGCAAGTGAAGTTGATGCCCATTTCATTCCATTATCCGGTCCTGAAGTGATGAGCAGGTATTATGGGGATTCGGAGAAGAAGATCCGTGAGATTTTTGAAGAAGCCAGACAAAAAGCACCATCCATCATCTTTATTGATGAGATAGATTCCATTGCAACGAAACGGCAGGATACCACCGGTGAAGTTGAACGACGGGTGACTGCACAGATCCTGACCATGATGGATGGGCTTGCCTCCCGCGGTCAGGTGGTTGTCATTGCTGCAACCAATATGCCTGACTCGATTGATCCTGCTCTTCGTCGGGGCGGGAGGTTTGACCGGGAGATTGAGATAGGGATTCCGGACCGGATTGGGAGGCTTGAAATCTATCATGTCCACACCCGTACCATGCCCCTTGCAGATGACGTGGATCTTGAGTACTATGCAGAGACCAGTTATGGTTTTGTCGGGGCCGATATAGCACTGCATTGTAAGGAAGCGGCTATGCATTCATTGCGGGGCATCATGAGCCGGATGAGGGAGGATGAGGAAGTCCCTCCAGAGATTATCGATTCATTAATGATCACCAATCATGACTTTCAGGAATCAAGAAAAGGGATTGAGCCCTCTGCAATGCGGGAATTATATATTGAAATTCCTGAAGTTCCCTGGGAGATGGTGGAGGGTCTTGATGCTGAAAAGCATGAGATAGAAAAGATAATTGAATGGCCGGTCCACAGGCGGGACGCGTTTGAGAAACTAAAGATAAAACCACCAAAAGGAATTCTACTCTTTGGACCTCCGGGGACTGGAAAAACTCTCCTTGCCAAGGCCGTCGCTGCCAAATCGCGTATGAACTTTATTTCGGTAAAAGGCCCTGAACTGTTATCAAAATGGGTTGGTGAATCAGAAAAACAGGTACGGGAGGCATTTCGAAAAGCCCGTCAATCAGCTCCATCTATCATCTTTTTTGATGAGATAGATGCACTTGTCCAGCAACGGGGCCAGCAACATACAAATTCACGGGTTGGAGAAAGTGTGTTATCACAGATCCTTACCGAGATGGACGGGGTTGAAGAACTCTCCGGAGTGGTTATCATGGCGGCAACAAACCGACCTGATTTGCTTGATCCTGCATTGCTTCGTCCAGGAAGACTTGAAAAACATATCTATATAAAACCCCCGAATCTGAACGGCAGAAAAGCGATTCTGAAAATTTATTTAAGAGACTTGGGCACTCTTTTGGATGAAAACATTGATTATGATGCCATCGCCAGGGAGATGCGTTATTTTGTAGGGGCTGACATTCATGCCTTTGTGAGGGAAGTTAAGATGAATCTTCTAGATGATGTGTTCACAAAGACAAAAAGACCAGAAGATGTACCCAGGATAACTACCGAATACCTCAAAGAAATATTAACTCATATGCAAGGGACTCTCGATAATAAGAATCTGGAAATTTTTGAATCAGGTGCCTGGGCTCTCTTGTACCCGCGGAGTAAACAACAGGTTCTCCACCGTGCAGTATATATTTTAAAACAGATTGAACGGGCAGGGCTTGTAACGGAACTTACGTCAGATCTGATTCACATTGCTAATGAGCTGCGGGATTTGACATTCTGGGAAGAGAAAAATTTCACCCGTATAGAGGAACTTACTGGCAAAGTTGAGAATCTTTTACATGAATGTATCAACAAGAAGAATGCGGAACCAGAATAA
- a CDS encoding 5-formyltetrahydrofolate cyclo-ligase, whose product MLAQKEAIRSDLRERRWSIPEDIRKEMSRQICHTLSQVIHPCETVLVYCAKEPEVETAWFIDHLLHQERKVIVPIIEEEDIGLRLSYINTRDVLKPSTFHVPEPVGCELPADPHHVTCAIIPMLGFDRSGGRIGYGAGYYDRFLSEHPHIKRIGVAYSVQEVPTIPVQDHDIRMDIIVTETSTYRCSQEKYDC is encoded by the coding sequence ATGCTGGCACAAAAGGAAGCTATTCGGTCTGATCTTCGGGAACGGAGATGGAGTATTCCTGAAGATATCAGAAAGGAAATGAGTCGTCAGATCTGTCATACTCTCTCGCAGGTCATTCATCCCTGTGAGACGGTTCTTGTATATTGTGCCAAAGAGCCGGAGGTTGAGACCGCCTGGTTTATTGATCATCTCCTTCATCAAGAACGAAAAGTCATCGTCCCTATCATTGAAGAAGAAGATATCGGTCTTCGCTTATCATACATCAATACCCGTGATGTACTAAAACCTAGCACGTTTCATGTCCCAGAACCTGTAGGCTGCGAACTTCCGGCAGATCCGCACCATGTAACCTGTGCCATAATACCTATGCTTGGATTTGATAGATCAGGAGGGAGAATCGGGTATGGGGCAGGTTATTATGATCGTTTTTTATCCGAACATCCTCATATTAAAAGGATAGGGGTTGCCTATTCAGTTCAGGAGGTTCCTACTATTCCGGTTCAGGACCATGATATCAGGATGGATATTATTGTAACAGAAACCTCAACCTATCGGTGCTCTCAGGAAAAATATGACTGCTAA
- a CDS encoding tetratricopeptide repeat protein — MRLITIPIIILVVFIIFAVITPVLLLEGIENILPADVRQNTADIRQNIAHLLIDVSSLLGRYDTCIDLYDYLIYRYPDVAEYYGKKAIYLHRIGKLEDTLTALDGAIARDPENIDYLLRKARITKALYRNDESNQTYHQIDQITPKTAINFAYAGDAALDQSRYIQALERYTNSLALNPLDSLIWEKRGDVIFALLTIPTAGLSADERLRNQDLYTEGIQSYENAMRLKPDRVHEIKIKMNKRSDIFVPKSIAELESRYTQYRYLG, encoded by the coding sequence ATGAGACTTATTACCATTCCAATAATAATTCTGGTTGTTTTCATAATATTTGCAGTAATTACTCCGGTACTTCTTCTTGAAGGGATAGAAAATATTCTACCAGCAGATGTCAGACAAAATACTGCGGATATCAGGCAAAATATCGCCCATCTTTTAATTGATGTCTCATCTCTTCTGGGCCGGTATGACACCTGCATTGACCTATATGATTATCTTATATATCGGTATCCTGATGTCGCAGAATACTATGGTAAAAAAGCGATATATCTTCACAGGATTGGAAAATTGGAAGATACCCTTACCGCACTGGACGGGGCAATAGCCCGTGATCCTGAAAATATTGACTATTTACTTCGTAAAGCACGTATAACAAAAGCGCTCTATCGGAATGATGAATCAAATCAGACGTACCATCAGATAGATCAGATAACTCCAAAAACGGCCATTAATTTTGCTTATGCCGGGGATGCTGCACTTGATCAAAGCAGATATATTCAGGCTCTTGAACGGTATACCAACTCTCTTGCATTAAATCCTTTAGATTCTCTCATCTGGGAAAAACGCGGAGATGTCATATTTGCCCTCCTGACAATTCCAACCGCCGGCCTTTCAGCGGATGAACGATTAAGAAATCAGGATCTCTATACGGAAGGTATTCAGAGTTATGAAAATGCCATGAGACTGAAACCAGACAGAGTGCATGAGATAAAAATTAAGATGAACAAGAGATCAGATATTTTTGTTCCGAAATCGATTGCAGAATTGGAATCCCGCTATACCCAGTACCGTTATCTGGGCTGA
- a CDS encoding TatD family hydrolase has translation MKTPKYPILDDHIHIDPRNGKGIEAVKEFKRAGGTHICLVTKPSWSLGIHPVRGEDFRGVFDETLQIAHQIQEQTGVIVFPVLGCHPAEITVMAERMSVAQAADIMKDGLTIAAQYVTEGKAIGLKSGRPHYEIREEITVLSNEILSHAFSLAADAGCSIQIHAESGPCADMIEMASSQGMNPARVIKHFGTPDTPLIPSLVAKHEEIPNLCRLKREFTMESDYMDENSRPGAVIGPKSVPRFTLRMLEQGSITEEDLYRIHMHTPRKVYGIEIEL, from the coding sequence ATGAAGACACCGAAATACCCAATCCTTGATGATCATATCCACATCGATCCCAGAAACGGGAAAGGGATAGAGGCAGTAAAAGAGTTCAAGCGGGCAGGGGGGACTCACATATGTCTGGTAACAAAACCCTCCTGGTCCCTTGGTATCCATCCGGTCCGGGGAGAAGACTTTAGGGGAGTCTTTGATGAAACGCTTCAGATAGCACACCAGATCCAGGAGCAGACCGGTGTAATTGTTTTCCCTGTGTTGGGGTGTCATCCCGCAGAGATCACGGTCATGGCTGAACGGATGAGTGTTGCACAAGCGGCTGACATCATGAAAGATGGTCTTACCATCGCTGCACAATATGTAACTGAAGGTAAAGCTATCGGACTTAAAAGCGGACGCCCTCATTATGAGATCCGTGAAGAGATTACCGTCCTTTCAAATGAGATATTATCACATGCATTTTCACTTGCGGCAGATGCTGGATGTTCTATACAGATCCATGCAGAGTCAGGTCCGTGTGCAGATATGATAGAGATGGCATCTTCCCAGGGGATGAATCCTGCCCGCGTCATTAAACATTTCGGGACACCTGATACCCCGCTTATCCCCTCTCTTGTTGCAAAGCATGAAGAGATCCCAAATCTGTGCCGGTTGAAACGGGAATTTACCATGGAAAGTGATTACATGGATGAGAACAGCCGGCCGGGTGCCGTCATCGGTCCAAAATCGGTGCCCCGTTTTACCCTTCGGATGCTGGAGCAGGGAAGTATTACAGAAGAAGACCTGTACCGGATACATATGCATACACCCCGGAAGGTTTATGGGATTGAGATCGAACTCTGA
- a CDS encoding thioredoxin family protein, whose translation MAQDVLVDISDSDWEPMVERNEKPVFVMFYSPSCTHCIRIMPSIEELARDFGTEIAFVKLNLIRFDYIGERYGVMATPTFIYFCGGKPVQTRVGAVFPAMLRKMVEDMVIHGEECRLASSDWKYKITGYG comes from the coding sequence ATGGCACAGGACGTTCTCGTTGATATATCCGATTCTGACTGGGAACCAATGGTTGAACGAAATGAAAAACCTGTTTTTGTCATGTTTTACAGTCCCTCCTGTACTCATTGCATCAGGATCATGCCGTCAATAGAGGAACTTGCCAGGGATTTTGGAACTGAAATCGCGTTTGTAAAATTAAATCTTATCAGGTTTGATTACATCGGGGAACGGTACGGTGTCATGGCAACACCGACTTTTATCTATTTCTGTGGAGGAAAACCGGTTCAGACTCGTGTCGGTGCAGTATTTCCTGCAATGCTCAGAAAAATGGTTGAAGATATGGTAATTCACGGAGAAGAATGCCGGCTTGCGTCATCAGACTGGAAATATAAGATTACCGGATATGGGTAA
- the purB gene encoding adenylosuccinate lyase yields MAIHPIEFRYGTPEMKQVFSEEHRFRCIIEAEIALAHAEGILGMIPREDAEIIAEKARSASLERSKEIEEEIHHDMMAVVRAVSEVCGQAGRWIHYGATSNDILDTATGLQLRDALDILETKLKKILAVLLDRAEKTRHLVCIGRTHGQHGVPTTYGLRFAIWASEIGRHIERLSQMRPRVCVGQLTGAVGTQAALGEKGMEIQEQMMKYLNISSVDVSNQIIQRDRYAEYFCFLANLATTLDKIGVEIRSLQRTEIGEVEEAFGAKQVGSSTMPHKRNPIKSEQVCGLARIIRSSVEPAFQNNTLWDERDLTNSSPERILFPEATILTDHILKIMTSVLEGLNLKEDRIKQNLGMLHGINMAESVMIELTKKGMGRQEAHEIIREKSMEALALQKPLSVLLTGTPEVTKYIPGPEIEKLLNPESYIGTSVEQVERVSKKLRSLYL; encoded by the coding sequence ATGGCTATCCATCCGATAGAATTCAGATATGGCACCCCTGAGATGAAACAGGTCTTTAGTGAGGAACACCGGTTCCGGTGCATCATTGAAGCTGAGATCGCCCTTGCCCATGCAGAAGGAATACTGGGTATGATACCCAGGGAAGATGCAGAAATAATTGCAGAGAAAGCACGCAGTGCATCCCTGGAACGCTCAAAAGAGATTGAAGAAGAGATTCACCATGATATGATGGCAGTAGTCAGGGCAGTTTCTGAAGTATGCGGTCAGGCAGGAAGATGGATCCACTATGGAGCAACCTCAAATGATATTCTTGACACCGCTACCGGTCTTCAGCTCCGCGATGCGCTGGACATTCTTGAAACCAAATTAAAAAAGATACTCGCGGTTCTTCTTGACCGGGCAGAAAAGACCCGGCATCTGGTCTGTATTGGAAGGACGCATGGTCAGCATGGTGTTCCGACCACATACGGACTTCGTTTTGCTATATGGGCAAGTGAAATCGGACGTCATATTGAGCGATTATCACAAATGAGACCAAGGGTCTGTGTCGGGCAACTCACCGGCGCAGTCGGGACCCAGGCAGCTCTTGGTGAGAAGGGGATGGAGATACAGGAACAGATGATGAAATACCTGAATATATCATCGGTTGATGTTTCAAACCAGATTATCCAGCGTGACCGGTATGCGGAATATTTCTGTTTCCTTGCTAATCTGGCCACAACTCTGGATAAAATCGGCGTTGAGATCCGTTCCCTTCAGAGAACGGAGATTGGAGAAGTTGAAGAAGCCTTTGGTGCAAAACAGGTCGGATCTTCTACCATGCCTCATAAGAGAAATCCCATAAAAAGTGAGCAGGTTTGTGGTCTTGCCCGGATAATCCGGTCATCAGTAGAGCCGGCATTTCAGAATAATACCCTCTGGGACGAGCGTGATTTAACCAACTCTTCTCCGGAACGGATCTTATTCCCTGAAGCAACCATCCTCACCGACCACATCCTGAAGATCATGACTTCAGTTCTGGAAGGTCTGAACCTGAAGGAAGATCGGATAAAACAGAACCTTGGCATGCTGCATGGAATTAATATGGCAGAATCGGTTATGATTGAACTGACAAAGAAGGGGATGGGACGCCAGGAAGCCCATGAAATTATCAGGGAAAAGAGTATGGAGGCACTGGCCTTACAAAAACCATTATCAGTGCTCCTCACCGGGACTCCTGAAGTGACGAAATATATCCCCGGACCTGAAATTGAGAAATTGCTTAATCCGGAATCGTATATCGGTACATCGGTGGAACAGGTGGAAAGGGTAAGTAAAAAATTGCGTTCCCTCTATCTCTGA
- a CDS encoding dihydroneopterin aldolase family protein, with protein MITDRERAAFEAGIKLGALYHQWVGVPVSRESASSLEKAIENAHIQQPYMTDIAVRLDRELMIPNSFGYSELSGLMLDVELTVRVNEASCHACIAREGEYPMMRIEWIDEDTEIPNP; from the coding sequence ATGATAACTGACAGGGAACGGGCAGCTTTTGAAGCAGGAATAAAACTTGGTGCATTATACCACCAATGGGTAGGCGTTCCGGTATCCCGAGAGTCCGCATCATCATTAGAGAAAGCGATAGAAAATGCGCACATTCAGCAACCTTATATGACCGATATTGCAGTGCGCCTTGATCGGGAACTTATGATACCGAACTCATTCGGATATAGTGAATTATCAGGTCTAATGCTGGATGTGGAACTGACTGTACGGGTCAATGAAGCATCATGTCATGCCTGTATTGCACGTGAAGGTGAATATCCCATGATGAGAATTGAGTGGATAGATGAAGACACCGAAATACCCAATCCTTGA
- a CDS encoding TMEM175 family protein, giving the protein MTSNSPALINPFPFAELTPHRLEAFFDAIFAIIMTILVLGLALPGQADDLSPAEICIAMIPQIIHFALAFFILAAFWGAHHRTFSLVTKLDPFLIRLTFILLFVACLIPFTSTLAGDNHTEGPAVLLFHTNMLLLGLIFFCQWVYVNSSHLAIPIPDNHYRFILTKSLIVPFVSILAIIMSCIEPSWSSICYFFIPVCELSLLHVKSRLFPREVSENSISRRDESVLFTLSPELCTSLDEVAHEMEISREDLIMHILSGWMRSHRVNTGPAGSLCQLNQDHPSKSSGQSSTDINR; this is encoded by the coding sequence ATGACCAGTAATTCACCCGCTCTAATAAACCCGTTTCCCTTTGCTGAACTGACCCCTCATCGACTGGAAGCATTTTTTGATGCAATTTTTGCCATTATCATGACCATTCTGGTCCTCGGACTGGCCCTTCCCGGACAGGCGGATGATCTCTCGCCGGCAGAGATATGCATTGCGATGATTCCACAGATAATCCATTTTGCATTGGCATTTTTCATCCTTGCAGCGTTCTGGGGTGCACATCACCGGACATTTTCTCTGGTAACAAAACTGGATCCTTTCCTCATCAGGCTTACGTTTATCTTACTATTTGTTGCCTGTCTGATCCCTTTTACATCAACCCTGGCCGGAGATAACCATACCGAAGGTCCGGCAGTTCTGTTATTTCATACGAATATGTTACTGCTCGGTCTGATATTTTTTTGTCAATGGGTGTATGTGAACTCTTCACATCTTGCAATCCCTATTCCGGATAATCATTACAGATTTATTCTAACCAAAAGTCTTATAGTCCCATTTGTATCCATTCTGGCAATCATTATGTCTTGTATTGAACCATCATGGAGTTCTATCTGTTACTTTTTTATCCCGGTCTGTGAATTATCATTACTCCATGTAAAAAGCAGGCTATTTCCTCGAGAAGTGAGTGAGAACTCTATAAGCCGGAGAGATGAATCAGTTCTGTTTACTCTTTCTCCTGAATTGTGTACTTCTCTTGATGAAGTAGCTCATGAAATGGAGATATCCAGGGAGGATCTGATAATGCATATTCTATCCGGATGGATGAGATCCCATCGTGTGAACACCGGGCCAGCGGGTTCCTTATGTCAGCTGAACCAGGATCATCCTTCTAAATCTTCCGGACAATCATCGACCGATATTAATAGATAA
- a CDS encoding DUF424 domain-containing protein → MLLRIHRSADNKEVIGLCDRELIGRTFSEGEISISINEGFFGNQPTSEEEVIRVLMNGDNITIFGKRCVDLAVSHGILEPDSCRLINGIPYTTIIRI, encoded by the coding sequence ATGTTACTTAGAATTCACCGGTCGGCAGACAACAAGGAAGTAATAGGGTTATGTGACCGGGAACTAATAGGCAGGACCTTTTCAGAAGGGGAGATATCCATCTCTATTAATGAAGGCTTCTTTGGCAACCAGCCGACTTCTGAAGAAGAGGTCATCCGCGTTTTGATGAATGGTGATAATATCACGATCTTTGGAAAACGGTGCGTTGACCTTGCGGTCTCTCATGGGATCCTGGAACCGGATTCATGTCGCCTTATTAACGGCATCCCGTATACGACTATCATTCGAATATAA